The genomic region ATGTGAGACTCTCACCCTGGACTCATACACCTTTCAGGGTCTTTTTTATTATCAATCCATAACTGCACtacaactttacagcacaccTGCATTTAATTTTGCTCTACTTGCAGTATGTCCACCTCACACATGCATATGTACCATAAAATCATCCATCTTCTTTAAAGTTACTGTTTATAAGCCTTGTATATTGTTGTATTGTATAGTTTTTTGCTCATTATCTTTGTTATTTTTGCTCTAAGCCTCtgtaacatcagcatgctgatgttagaaTTTAGCtgaaagcaccactgtgcccaATCTAGGAACCCTTTGGCTATcggagcccggtctcactccgaagtcgtcaaaatccagtACACGGTCAGTTCAATGGCgcctggtggcatcagggggaaatgcagcaggacaaggatgaaagacaaggcagcgaaagtccaacTGGGGCGGGCGGGAGTTGTGGTacatgggtccaacaaacactgactttcacctgagagagtggtgttcgcgTCCGGTAAGATTATAAGGCCAAACCTAACttcgtgcttttgttgcctaaacccaaccacatgtttttgttgcctaaaccttaccatgtgTGCAAGTTGCTGAAGGAAATGTCAATTTGCAATGTTGTGCCAACATTAAATATCCTGTGGGTCATTTCAGCTGATCTCTTTCAACCATAGTTTTTCACAGATATCTGATTATGGATgcagaagatttaaaaaaaaaaaaaaaaaatagaagctATAAAGCTAAAATGTCTTCAGGTGATAActgatgggttctgagactGCATCTTAACCAATgtgctcaaacatgattggtcaataggcccagtggtgtagtggagcgTATACACAGGTATATGGGGTATATCCATCTCTTCcttctggctgtttacagtatacccgCCTATTAGCCAAAAAGtcattggaatatataggacAGTAtatccacttcctcctctgtaacctaccCATTTACCTCGCAGTACATCCACCTCCTCAACTACTATGAAACCACTTAAAAGGCTGATTACTTGGACCACAAACTGAAACAGGAACGCTTCCAATTTCAAATGTGTGTCCAtctgcctacagattctgcagaGGCCTATACATGTAGATGTCTGTTTATGGAGATTATACTGTGCCTCAGTACAGCCTTAAAGAGCCGCTACCATGGCTGCAGACTCCTAGTGTTTTGGACAACAGTAGCGCtccatggcacagaggaatatatAAGGCTTTGATACACACACAGCGTTTGTTAGTAGTTACATTTACTGCTGGGTTTAGTCTTACGCATATCTACATCTTTTGAATATCACCAGACTTTTGAATGACTATAACTGATATCAATTTACAGTTATCAGTTTATATTTCTATGCATATTACAACCTTTGCATTACAGGTGACTGTAGAAAGTTTCTCATGAACTATGATGCACTTTTTCTACTCGTTTGTGTTGTCATTATGTTCCAAACTGTCATATTTCAGATTTCGGAGGGGATGTAGGGGACACATCCACAATAAACACATGAACGTagtagaggacttttattttgacaaaatttgtCCATAATTACACCATAATTagatgcagaaaaagcacaaTTTGGTGCATAAAAGTTACCCACAGtgcagaaaattaagtgtttggtgCTCAAAATGTTCTGACAAAGGACCCCTTGTTTCGTATGTCCTCCTTGAAGGACAAAACCTATGCCTTTGCGTATTTCTATCAGATTTTAACTGAATAAAGATATAATGTTCTGCCACAATTTCATTGTACATGAGTTAAACACATGTTCTTCTTCATCTGTAAGGTAACTATAAATTTATAACAGCCAGCACAGAAGAGCACTGTTGATACttaagatggatggatgatggatttAAAATGGAGGATCACGCTAAAGCTACTTAAGGGTGAATTACGCTGATACTCAAGGTTTGAGAGGTTAAAGAGCGTTTATAGATGGCGAGCCTCTGTGTGCTCTTCGTGCTTTGAAAACTTTAACCAAATTAGCTAAAGTCAACAGTCAGCAGGCCTCTTCTTATCCTATTATGGTTGGGCCTTCTCCACTGGATATTTGGAATTTGAATATCCACACAGGCTTCATTTCACGTTACGTAATGCTGTTTGAGGAAAACTGCTGTGTACTGGCTCCGGCTGACACCAGTAAGAGtttaagacataaaatacaatcAGATAATTCAATCTTGGAATACCATTGCACCTTCATGCTAAAAAAGGCAGGTTGAAATACTTGATTTAAATCTAAAAAATGTGATTTGCAGTCAAAACCCATCATTTAATTAAAAGACAGTATATAATAACATTCTGAgagttaaaggttcagtgtgtaggatttaaggggatatactagcagagatggaatataatataatacgtATGTTTTCTTAAGTATAGAATCACCTctgcttttgttaccttagaatcagcttagaatgagctgtttatatctacatagggcgCAGGTCCATGGAGAtggccatgttgcaccgccatgtttccaCTGTAGtctagaatggacaaaccaaacactggctccagatataGAGCCATTaacatttttgtgtcagccataAAGTTAGCAGCCTCCGGATCCAGCCTCTGGATgcctggatcttaagttatcaaaaAGGtgcattagcaggtgctggactATTGGCCCATCTCTAGCaggccaaacagcattggagaaagaCTCATTTGTAATATGAAaatgcttcattcagtgtttttagcagtttAAATTAACAGGTCCATTTAtttaagagaggaagagacctctgcagatcattcggctccctgtaaaaacctcctgaacaataactactgaaggaattctcacctggagaagtttcagctgattgcaatttgcaatcctcaccactagccgccactaaatccccctaaacctCACACAGTGCTCCTTTAATTAAATTGCAGTGTAAATATGAGAAATATAATAAAGGAGTGCATATGATCTTATAAAGTATttcttactctttttttttttttttgcagttcatTGTTTTTTCTAAAAAAGTAAAGATTAAAATTTCAAAGAGCCCAAGGTGACGTCTGATGTCTTGATTTGTCTTACCAACTGTCCATAACCATAAGTAGTGTGCTATTATAAGACAAaagaaagcagcaaattctcaatCAACAAGCTGGAACCAGAAAATGAACCAGCAGACACCAGCAGCGAGGACAAAAATATTGGTTTAGGATAtgttttaaaacactttaacaGAATCCACGGAGGTGCTTTCATGTTCCCTCCCTTCCTTGTAGCCTATGTAAAAACCTAATTGGCAGTAAACTTGATTCTACAATTAGGAATGgcagacattttaaaacaggttgttttttgttattgttgtttcatttcattatcaATGGCTCCGTTCTAACAAGTGTCCATTATGTGTTCTATCAGTGAGTCGCCACAGTCATCAGCTCACCTATGCAGTTGCGTGTAATGTTAtcagttacacctgtgcttttcctgctgtgacaagcccaaatgtctgctgtgaaaaagccACTTCCCAGCATTACATAGCTCCAGGCAACGTACACACTATGACAGGTTCAATCAGCTGGTGTatctgaaaacacctgtgtgggtatGCAGAGCCTTTAACAGCattaatgactttggtgatcctctgattTTTCATCTGGTGCCATAATCAGATGGAAAATTCTAATTTGTCcaattcccatcagcctcaagTTTGTGTTCagagctaattagcaaatgttaatCAAAGCATGTTGGCATGGAAAACATTACACCTGCTGAACATCAGCCTGTTATTAACAGTGTCACTCAACAATGCGCACAAAAATAAATAGTGCCACAGTATTTACTTGATCATTTCCAATCCACATAACAGATAAAATATGCAGGAGGAACTTTGTGGTacactgtgtattttgaaatttgcCTCAAGACCAGACTTCACAGTTTCTCCTTAATCTGCTTTAAAGCATACAGGTCAATAAGCATTTAAGAGTTGTAAAAACTTCACAACTCCTTTTTAGATAAACACTGTCACTTAATCTCAGTCCTTTCATTGCAGCTGCTTCACCAGCTCCTCGTCCATCTCAGAGTCTGAAGGTTCGTGCAGCTTCACCATTTTTTCTCTACCGAGCTTCACCTTCGGTTTAAAGGCCACAGAGAGCAGCTCCTTCTGGATCCTCTgctccctctgcctcctcagCAGAGCCAGGATCTCCCTCCTCTGGTCGGCCATGGCTACATACCGCTGTCTCTCCTCCCGTCTCTGCCGGAGAGCAGGGATACTCGGCGGCTCCGGGGCGGACTGTCTGGGaccggtgctgctgctgctccgctGCGGCCGGGACACCGGCAGTCTCTGATGGATGTCTGCGGACACCAGCCGGGACTCCAGCGGCGGCAGGAGGGACAGCGAGCTCCACAGCTGCCGGGCGTGGGACACATCCTCCGGAGAGGAGCCGTCAAACACGGTGAAGAATTTATCAAACTCCTCCTGCTCCTGAGGCTCAGCCTGGGCGGACATTTTGCTTTTAGAAAACTGTTAACAAGAAAAAATAGTAATTATAGAGGGAGTTAAGACGAGGTTCAATTAGCATGTGAAGTGCGCTGTTGTTTGGTATGGTCACCATGGAAACGAAAGTACTACGGCAAGCCAGTATGAACAATCCAAAATGCTataattttcagaataaaagtagATTATTGGTAGTATAACACTGTTGGAAAGATGGTCTTCTTATAAAACTAGGCAGTCTATGTGGTAGATAGATGTAAATACTTTCagatgaccagagaaaacataTGAAAAGCACTGTGTTATTTACTTTTGCTcaggacatttaaaaaaaaaaaaaaaaaaaaaacctaccaaAATGCACTGTGCCTCAACGGACTATTAAACGCTCCATCTAGTGGGTTAGGTAATGCAACCTTGGCCAGGTGGCATGTATGGTGGTAACAAACCATCTCGAATTACATTTAAACGGTGAGCTAAAATATGCTTCTGAACACATTTAGGCAAGACATGTGCAACATATTAACAGAATTtcggttcatatttgatcagaacTGCTTAGTTGTACCATTTAATACCAGTTTTTTCAGCCTTCCTTTTAATATGATAGGAAATAGTATAGTGCCCGCTTCCTGTTTACAAATTCTCCTTTCAcaaccaaacagtgcactaaaatgtgtttctaaaGGCATTTTAagagagaaataggcaatacagttaCAGAATATTGGTTCATATCACttttatcagcactgcctagCTCTCTTTGTACATCCGTGAGGCCAGTTTAATGGTATGTCCCATTTGTACTTGAAGATTGGAATTTCTGAGTTCCACATTGGAGATTTCACTGGAACGCAAAATTTGTGCAAAATACAGCGTAATGCATTGTTATCAGCTAGTATTGCTAATGTTGGTTATCCTGGCTAGAACTGGTATTGCTCACAACGTATTGGCTTTCTGATTTGTTGTAGAGGAACGTGATCAGCTTGAGTGTGATGTCATTCCCAGCTCTGACCTCTGACTTCCAAGGTGAATGGAACACAGCATCTATCTACTGGATGACACA from Epinephelus lanceolatus isolate andai-2023 chromosome 18, ASM4190304v1, whole genome shotgun sequence harbors:
- the hoatz gene encoding cilia- and flagella-associated protein HOATZ, whose translation is MSAQAEPQEQEEFDKFFTVFDGSSPEDVSHARQLWSSLSLLPPLESRLVSADIHQRLPVSRPQRSSSSTGPRQSAPEPPSIPALRQRREERQRYVAMADQRREILALLRRQREQRIQKELLSVAFKPKVKLGREKMVKLHEPSDSEMDEELVKQLQ